The Juglans regia cultivar Chandler chromosome 11, Walnut 2.0, whole genome shotgun sequence genome contains the following window.
gaaACACTTGGTTATAATACAGTGAATAGGGGCATATATGATGTATTTATTGATTAGTGGTTAAGAACTTTTGATGCACTGTGCATGAACAGTGCATAAAAATGCACTGTCCCGTGCAAATCTTGGGCATCCGTTCCATGTGCAAAACACTTCCCTTGTAGGAAATATTGTGACCAGGatctttctttcacttttcttgTGTTTTCACCTATTTATGGGGGTGCATGCGGCTGTATTTGTGTATGTTTCATGATATGTAGTGTAGGGTGCTTGATCTTATGACCATTGAGTTGTCTTTTGTAAACTTGTCATTGCAATACTCCCATTTGTGCAGACTCCATTTTCCTAATAtcactaaatttttttctttgtaatttatgATTATTGAGTTGAACCTGTCTTGAATGCTCAGCAATGGTTAaccttatttatttgaaatcaCATTCCTCATTGTAGCAAATTCACAAAGACACCACTTTTAGCTGTGTCATTGCATTTCAGACTACCACTTGTGCTAGAACTGTACTGGATAGAGCGGATTTGCTTGTAACTTTTGGTGTTGACATATGTAAAGAATGTTGTTAATGGATTATTGGACATGCGATTTATAAGGGATattgttgttttccttttttgtctTAGATTTGATTGTCTTTGATTTTACAAATGAAGTCTAGTGAATTTGTCTATGGATTGTCGTCTGCttataaaagaggaaaaaatggaagaagtTGTTCGTGAATTTGGTTCGAATACTGTAAGATTGTCCTCCAACTTGGGTGCTTCATTCCTACAAATACACATGTACATGCATATGCAATGCCTAAACATCCACATATTTACTTTTTGGGGATTTTATTGCATTTGGATTGGTGAGTATAACTTCATTTCCTGCTATATAATTCGCCTTTTAATTGGCGATTGATGTTTGTCCTCTTTGCTTGGTTTCTAGTGGATGGGTAGTTTAggagatttaaaatataaatgtgcACTTGAAATTGAGTGATCAGGATAAAATTCTTAACTTCCTGCGTTCTATGCCAAGATCTTAGATGCCCCCTAGAGTATTCTACTGAGATGCACACAAATGGTGGGGCAGCTGCCGGAGGGAAACGTCCTTGGAGACCCACGTGAAAGTTTAAACCCACAATTCTCTTGTGGCTGCTGGTTTTGATGCTGCAGGCAGCATGACAGAGGGGCATGGCACTCAGCACAGCTGTTTTCGTCAGAGATTCATGGCCATGGTATTTTGATTCAAGTTCCTTAACTAGGGTCTCTTTCAATTCTCCAACCCACTTAATAGATGAGTTTGGTTTATACTTTATACAGTCTTCCAAGAATGATGGGTACTGATCTTTCCAGGGAAGAACTTGTGGAGCATTCCAAAGAACTTAAAAGCAAATGCAGGAGCAGCTCCCAGTGCAGACTCTGGTCCAGTTATTACCAAGGAAATGCAAGCACAGCCCCCAAAAGTTTGCTATTTCAGCTGCAATAGGATAGGATTTATTATATTCCGAGTTTTGTTTTCATTGACACATAATGCACTTTCTATTGCCCTACCTGGTTGTTGGTGCATACTTTGTTGTTTTCAAATATGTAAAATACCTTTCCTTGATTTGTGTTACTTTATTATATCTTGATTGTTGAATTTACAGGCAAAAAGATCGCATATGTAGGCAGCAGATTAATACAAAATGGGTTTGAAATTGAAGCTAGAATGTTGCTTCATTTACCAAACCGTGCTTGATATTCTCTCCCCTCTTCAAATTTAGCTCTACACAGCTCGTCTTATATTTTTACTCAACCAGTACGCCGCTGAAGTGGAAGCGGAATGTTgagtttttgacatttttagAAACTTTAATGGTCTCACgttgtcttgtttgtttttacagataagatgagttaaaattaaaattaaaaatcgaataaaatattattaaaatatatttttttaatattatttttattttgagatttgaaaaggttaaattatttattttattttatgtaaaaatttaaaaaaattataattattagataagatgagttaagatgaatcataaaaacaaatgagacaaTTTGTATGTAGTAAAACTCTTTTGTGCTACTGCCGTAACATTACTCGTAACAGCAATAATacctacacaatatattttacaacatattttataatatatattttaaattgaggttatttttgtaaaatgatatttacttttataaaatattttattaaactacccttcattttaaaatataattgtataatgTGCTGtctgtgtgtttatcatttttctaaataaaaagcCACTGCCCCCCTTTTGTCCATTTTGGATGGTAAATACTTGAGAATTATTGTAACTGAAATAATATAAGCAGGAGCAAATATCATTTAACCGcaaagcaatgagaatttcttgcacaaataaataaaaattaaaaccaaataaataaagaaaaaagtgaaatgaaattaatttatcgtcattttcatcattatcttctcaatatttttgaacatgtgattaaataaatagcctataattaaaatataatagataattttcaatcattcaATACCATATTAtggaatagtaaaaaattaagaatgatGATAAAAGAGATTGTGCCagacatataaatatatttttttaaattatcacataaaataaaataaataatttaatttttcaaatttaataataatattaaaaatatatattttaataatattttatttaatttttaatttttatctcaaatcatcGCATTTCATCTGCTAGCTAATACGTGTAAATAGCCCAATCCGGAGGATAATATTGTCTTTTTATGTTTACCTAAAAATTACTCGTATTCTGAATTCGAACATTGTAGCCTCAAGCCTGCACAGCTGAATTAGAGTTGGTGAAGATAATGCCATGCTTGTACACATCTTTGATGCCCACTTCTTGTCCTCCGAAACTCGGAGTTTCAAATTCTCAGCTAATGTTTTCTATCGCTCAAATACAAACCCATTTCAAAGAGAATGCCAGTGATTCCGTGGATGTCAAACTCCCTCTACCTTCTCATGTGGAATCCATTACCAGCGCTTCAAACCCATTTGTGAAGCACTGCATCAAGCTGCGCCACAGCACTTCTTACCGCCACTCCCATGGTTCAGTTCTCGTTGTGGGCGCTACCCCTGTAAGGTCTCATGCTAATCCCTTTCTCTTTGATCTCAATTTATCTGGGTTCTACGTTGCAATCAATTAAGTAGCCCAAAGTTCAAATGGGTATAAAGCATTTTTCTTCCTTCGCTTTTGGTTGCTGAAAATATGTGGGACTGTGAAAGGAAattgattcttttaatttttggagtCTGTTGTCTGGGCTTCCAAGAACTAGGAAAATCCAAGTGAATTATGCCAGGGACTTTTTAGTTGTCAATAACTAGCCATTTCTCAAATGAATTCCTGTTTTCCCGTTTTCTGGATGCTTAGAAGAGTAGCAAAATTGAAATAGAATTCATGATAGagggccttgggcttggggtaTGCTCCTCCAGGTCTAAGATTCAAATTCCcgtgggtgcaaacaatctctagagtCATTGAGAGATTTTCCCATTCAATTACCCGAGATGCACTTGTagaaaactccttgccgaggttCTGTGGACCTCCGGGATTAGTTGAGTCCGATGTAATGAAAATTCTAATGGTAAATCGACATGTAAAAGTATTAATCTTTATGAGTGATAAGAGTCATGGCATGTTTATCCTTTTTAGGGAAATATACAAGTTTCAAGAGTCCTTGCAAGAGAAAACTGTGGAAATGGATTGTTTACTTCTACTTGATAAAGCCGAGGTTCCTGAAGGGATAGATGGTTTCCCTGGACGTATTGTGCGTGTGAGCGCTGCAGTGATGAAAAAGCTTTCCGGTGTGAAGTCAACTGAATCTATTGATGCGATTGCCCTGATGAGAATTCCTACCAGGTTCTTCAATCTAGAAAATGATCAAGACAAGGCAGATTGTCGAAGATGGTTCCCATACCCACATCGAATTCTAGTCCTCGATGGAATCCAGGTGATTTTTTACACTTTTCCAGAGTAGTTCTCATTATTTCAGACTTCTCGGTCAGCTTTTCTCCTCATGAGGTAGCCTTGCATTTTTGTGCAAAAAATAGATGATCATCCCTTGTCTGTTTGGTTTCTGAAGACTGCTAAAAAAGAGGGTGATTTTGGAGGCTTCTTTAGTCTTCTGCTCAGTGGAGATTTTCTACATATGAAAGCTgtattattagaaattatagaataaaaaagacaatGAAGGGGATTTCtatcccaattttttttttttttttttaggtacaGTCATATGAAGCCAAGAGTTTATAAGGCCTCAAGGCTGCAACTTGGTAACCTGATAAATAATTTGTCATTGAGTCTAAAAGAAACCTAAATATATAAGTACACGTAAGTGTTAGACTAATATCAAGCTATCAGCATATTCTTCTTACTGTACTTGCTTTCAATCAATTTTAAATAGTGCTGATATTAGTTTAACAAGTATGCAAGACAGAAACCCCAAAGCAAATAAAGCATGAAATGCGTTTGgttgaagaaaatttttggaaCAAAATGTTGGAACTAATTGGATTTGCTTTCATCTCTTCCCTTCaattcaaatacataaaatgCTATTTCTAAGATCCTCTTTACTCTCCAGGTTATAATTGCAGGCAATTGGGTTCAGGAAACTTTTGGGCATCTGTATCACTAACTCAATAGTTTTACTCGCTGCAGGATCCAGGAAACCTTGGTACATTACTCAGATCAGCTTTGGCCTTTAGATGGGTATGGAATAAGCTGCAATCTGAAATTATGTCTTCTTTATACCTTTCCCTCCCCCCACCTTATTTTATGTACCATGCATATGCTTCTCCAACAACCCACTGCATATTTCTGAACTCCAGTTGTACTCAAAGCTACAAAGGTAGCATAAAGTGATATTACTTCTCACGATCAAGACCAGTTTGAATCCCAACTATTTGTTGCTGTTTGTTGTTGTTACTTGAGGATCATTTATTGATTAGAAACTTGACAGTTTTTTATGCCTTCACACTGAtctgtttaataatttgagactTCTCGATAATAGATATCACAAGCCCTAACGATTTAAGGGTTTTACTTATCGAAACCAGCAATCTTTTCATTCTTCAGTAAATTATCCCACACTTCCTTTTACTGGACAGCAGGATCAATGGTGAGcccaaaaatcaataaaattccCTGTCTATGACCCAATCATTTAATGCTGCTGTTTCTTGCCTGACATGAGCTATGTGtttttcatctatatttttaaaggaagactAATAATATGGGAGCTATTGCCCAACAGGGTGGTGTTTTTCTACTTCCTGGTTGTTGTGATCCATTTAATGGGAAAGCACTTCGAGCTAGCCGAGGAGCCTCCTTTCAGATCCCCATAGTTTGCGGCAGTTGGATCCATCTTGAAGCCCTTGTAAACGAATTTCAAATGAAGGTCCTAGCTGGCCATCCAAATAGTACTGGAGATTTAAAGCCAGTGTCTCAGCTTTCTAAAGGGCTAGCCGATTCTTTAGTAGATTTTCCTTTGTGTTTGGTATTGGGTAGTGAAGGGAGTGGCCTGTCAGAGAAATCTCGGCATGTATGTGATCTTGTAAGCATTCCAATGACTGGAGAGTTTGAGTCTCTGAATGTTTCAGTTGCAGGTGGGATATTGATGTATATGCTTTCAGCCTAAGAACCACTAACTAGAGATCTGTCATTCCAATTCTCTTTTAGAAGGAAAATTAATTGTGCACGGGCAAGGATCAATTTTTAACTGTTGATACACTGTGCCCATGCACAATCCGTGTATTTTGCCTGTAGATGTATCAGTACTCTTTTTAGAAGCTAACCATGGAGCTCAAGCATGTTGAGTAGCCACATAGGAAAGGAAAGGTacagtctttttcttttatttgttcgCGTTTGGTTTGTAATGTAGCCAAATGTTAAGGATGttgtaagaaaggggcacccatagtgggcaccccttcacctCCTCTTGGGGGTTATAAAGTGGCTCTTAAGCCACTTCATGAGGCTTGATGGCTGGTCCTTAATGGCCAGCCAGGGGGTTACACTAGAGAGGCTATTTAAGTAGTCTCTCCCCTTCTTTAGAGTATACACTTGGACAAAAcaactctctctcaaatggttctctctagtcacGGCATCTAGGCTGTGGAATGTGTGAGTGTTGTTTTGAtattaccacgtagcacactccaccatcgatgtGAAGATCGTGGATGAACAACGATACTGGAGAATCCGTGGAACAATCGCATTAGATCCGAGATATTTCCTgtgaggtaatatcgcttccgctgtatactttgatctagtatttttaacattggtatcagagcctaatCGGTTGTTCCCGATTTGTGTTTTTTACGTGTgcattataatttcatttactGAAATATTTATGCacgatgagttttttttttttaccaatgaGTTGGCTGCCGTTACAGTGGTAGCGCCGTTGTGGAATGGCTGCAACCACCCTCTTCAATCAACAAGAACTCGTGCACGTAGAGTTCAGATGATCAAGACGTTGCGCCGTGTAATCCAGGTGCTACTAGCACTGAAGGAGGTAGCGACGCTCATTGAATGGGTGTTGCGTCGTGTTCACTGCTTGGGTGGGCACGCTTCGACGGAGGCGCTGTCCTCTGTTGCGCACAGAGCAACGAGCACCATGGTGGTGCTGCAATAGCTCGCGCACAGAGCACAGAACCTCCATTGTTTTTTGGTGCTGCATGACTAGCACCGGTTGGGTGCTGTGTTTTCCATAATGCTGCAAGGACAGGTAGCGCAGGTGCAACGGTGCACCCTGTACTGAGCTAAGCAGCAGCGCTCCGGGCCCTGCAGCAAGTAACACTGCTGCAGGCTGCAGTGCCTTGGCACTAAAGGGCGGTGGCGGCGAGCACCAGGTGCTGTGCGCACCAGGAGCCTCTCGCACAAGGTGCAGCGAGCACCAGGTGCTGCGCACACCAGTCAGCAGCGGAGGAAGTCAAGAACCCCCATGGAGGGCAGAGCCCCGTGCGCTGGCTCATAGGGTGGCGACGAGCACTGCAGCTTCGGGACATCGCCCATGGCGCTGCCTGCACAGTGCATCGCACGCAGTTGTGTGACGCTGCCATGGTGCAGTGCTGTACACAGTGCAACCCACTGAATGGGGGCGGCGCTGCCATGGCTTGGAGGACCTTCGGTGTCTCGGTTAGATGCCAGCCACACAGCAACTAGTGGCGGTTAcaagtgcaatttttttttttcattagttaCAAGCATTGTAACCGTCGACTGAAGGAGGAAGATGAACAGTGATGTTCATGAGTTTGTGATGAAGTTTGGGCTGGTTTTAAAAGGAgttgggcctttttttttttaaatcaagttcTGGGTCCGGcccatgttttttgttttagcaAAACTCATCTGttttaattaaaggaaaacagttttgatttaaattattttcggTTGAAAATTTcggttgaaaaagaaaagcccaatcattttttttaaatgcagtctagctcatttttttcaatgaaaaaaagAGGCCA
Protein-coding sequences here:
- the LOC108983991 gene encoding uncharacterized tRNA/rRNA methyltransferase YsgA translates to MPCLYTSLMPTSCPPKLGVSNSQLMFSIAQIQTHFKENASDSVDVKLPLPSHVESITSASNPFVKHCIKLRHSTSYRHSHGSVLVVGATPVREIYKFQESLQEKTVEMDCLLLLDKAEVPEGIDGFPGRIVRVSAAVMKKLSGVKSTESIDAIALMRIPTRFFNLENDQDKADCRRWFPYPHRILVLDGIQDPGNLGTLLRSALAFRWGGVFLLPGCCDPFNGKALRASRGASFQIPIVCGSWIHLEALVNEFQMKVLAGHPNSTGDLKPVSQLSKGLADSLVDFPLCLVLGSEGSGLSEKSRHVCDLVSIPMTGEFESLNVSVAGGILMYMLSA